Within Bradymonas sediminis, the genomic segment GGTCGTAAAGAGCATCGGCATAAAGCCGATCAACCCCAGGATACCCAGCGTCGCCGCCCCCGCCCCGAGCACCACCCCGACCATCGAGCCGCCCGCGATGACCTCCGCGGTGTCCTTATCGACGACTTCGATATTTGATTTGGATGCGTCGAACTCTTCCTGAAAGACTTCGTAATGGGTCTCGCGATTGCGCAACCCCTGCGGATGCTCCGCGTGTATATGATCGGAGGGCTTATAGCCTTCTCCGTCTCGTGGTGTTCCGGAAACGCTCATCTGAGCCTCCTCTTGGATATGATTGACTGGCCGTTGCGGCCGATGTTGAATAGAGAACGCACAACCCCAACAATAAAACCAATCATATCAAGGACTTAGAACCACACCGCATCAAGGCTAAGCACCGGGAACGGGTGAACAAGGTGGGCCCAGGGCGGCGGCGCTTAGAAGGTGCCGAGGAGCGTCAGGCCCGGACGGGTGTCAAAGATGGTGGGGGAGACGGAGAAGACAAAGGCGGGCGGCTCATCCACGAGTTCCGGCAGGCCGACGGTCTCGACCGGGTCGGGCTCGCCCCAGCCGTAATGAAGAACGCGCGGAAGCACCCAGCCTGCCGCGACACCCATACCCCAACCGAGCAACATATCGGAGGGGTAGTGCTGCTCGCTGGCCACCCGGGCGAGGCCGTTTCCCACGGCGTTCACGATCATTAGGCCGCAGGCGATGTCGTCGGCGAGCCCGCCACCATAGAGGGGAAGATGCCCGTGGTGCAGACAGGTTAGGCCGGCCACAGCGGTGGCCGTGGCGGTATGCCCGGCGATGAAGCTGCGGGTGTATTCAACGTTTTCGGGGTCGCACAGGTGCCCCTCGCGCTGGGGGTCGGAGCAGTTGACGCCTGTTGGCCGCACTCGCCCGACAAATATCTGGGTCCCCCACTCCACCGCCGCCACCACCGCGAGCGACTCGAAGTCGATCCAGGACATCTTCCAGGCCACGTCCCAGCTATTGTCGTGCAAGAGTCCCGGTAGAAGCGCCGAATCCACCAGGCGATAGGCCATCGCCCCGTAGAAGCTCAGGTCGCTGGCCTTGCGAATATTTTCATTGGCGGGGTTTGAGCGCACGGCCAGGTGGTCGAGCACGCTCTGCTCAAAATCGGAGGTTCCGACCCAGTTGGCCGGCGGCGGGCGCACCAAAAATCGGGCGCTGAACCCGCCAGCCATCAGCACCAGCGCGCTGGGGTATTCCCAGCTTCGGATGCCGCTCCATTCGTCTTTCCACACCAACTGCCGGGTGGCCAACGAGCCCTGGCGCGCCTCGGGTTCCGGTTCGGGCTCGGGCAATGGCAGCGGAGGCCGCGTTTTTGTCGGCGCATCACGCGCGGGCGATTGGGCCAACGCCGGCGCCGCGTTGGCGACACAGACCATCATCGGAATCAGCGCAACCAGGCGGGTCGGATTCATGGAGGGTCCAATCACAGGGCATTCAATATACGTGGGCAAATGGTCATGCGGCCGGCCGGCGGCAACTGAATGCCCCCGACGATATCGCTCTCCCGGGCCTATTTTGGTCTTCTAAAACCATAGCCGCGTCGCTCCGGGCGGCAATCCCCGCGACCATCGCGCGTCAAAACAGCCGGACACACAACCTCATAACCTGTTGAAATAAAACGAAGAACTTGACCCTCGACGCCCCGTCACCATAATCAAATCTGTAGTCGCGATGGGACGCTCCGTTTTGGAATAGTCTCAAACCGAGTGGGTTCCAAAGAATCCGGACATGGCGTAATCAACCATGGAAGGAAGCTCGTAGCTCTCACTCCATGCGGAAACGACGCGGACGCCTTCTGGCCCGCCAGCCAGAACCCGAAAGCGCACAGCCCGCATAAGTTTCTGACCGTAAATTCCGACGCAGATTGTCCACTTGAAATCTGGGCAACCGACGAAGGAGCAAAGGCCCGACGCAACTACGAAGAAGAGGCCCCGGTGCAGCGGCGAGAGCCAACGCATTGGGGTCTTTTTTTTGTCTCTCGGCTCTGCTTCTCTGAGCGCCCCGACCAAACGCTCCCTCGCGCGATACCCCGAAGGCAAAGACCCATAACCCACTGAAATCAAAAGAATAACTTGACCATCACCGCCCCGTTACCATAATCAAATTTGTAGTCGCGATGGGACGCTCCGTTTCGGAAAGTCTCAAACCGAGTGGGTTCTAAAGAGTCTGGACATGGCTTAAAAAACCATAAAAGAAACTCATAGCTCTTGCTCCATGCGGAAACGACGCGGACGCCTTCTGGCCCGCCAGCCAGAACCCGAAAGCGCATGGCCCGCATAGGTTTTTGACAAAATATTTCCGACGCCGATTGTTCACTTGAAACCTGAGCAGCCGACGAAGAAGCAACAAAACCCGACGTAACTACGAAGAAGAGACCCCGATGCAGCGGCGAGAGCCAATGCATTGGGGTCTTTTTTTTGTGCACCATCGTCGAAAATCGTGCCCCCCCAGGATTAATTTGGTCCACTCATAAGTTGGAATGACCGACCCTATGCGCGCCACAGGTGAACAACCCTTCACCAGCAGCAAACAAACATTACCCAGTGGCGAAAGAATATTGACAGACGAATTCAAAGTCTCTATTACTCGCGTCAACTGAGCTTTCGCCACAGGTGAAAACTATTTCACCATCAGCGAAAGCATCGGCTCGAGCCTCTCGAGAAGACCTACGAAGGGCGATCGCAATGAAGGCTGGCGCAAATAGAACCGGCTCAGCTCCCAATTCACGGTATTCTGCGCCCATTTGAGCCCTCAAGGACTCCCATGACGCCTTCGACGAATCGACAAACGCTTAGGGGATGCTGATTAACCCCCAAAATATACCCCATATGCCTGGATGGTATGGGACCCAAAATAAGAATGCATCCAAGGAGCTTCAGCATGCATGAAAATGAAAATCACCAGCTTTTAAATGACCTACACAAACGGGAAAAAAATGACCCAACCCACGCGGCAGCGTCTCGGTCGCTCCGAGGCAAGGGAAATGATTCTCGAAGCGGCAGCGCGCGTCTTCAATCAGAAGGGACGCGCACTCACGGTCGAGGATATCGCTCAGGAAGCGGACTACTCGACCTCGGCGCTCTACAAACACTTCTCGAACAAAGAAGACATCCTTCACACCCTCTGGGTGCAGGTCGGCGAGCGCATGGCGGAGATCTTCCAGAGCGAGCCGCCGGTGGAGCTTCACTTCACGAAGAGACTGAAATGGACATTTTACGGCATGGCGAAGATGGCCGAGGACACACGCGAGTTCTTCCTGGCCGGCATGGCGAACACGCCGATGGGCGCGGTGGGCTGCGAGATGGAGAGCGCGTATATGGACCACTATCGGACCATGCGCAGCTCGATGATCGCGCTGATGCAGCGCGGCATCGACGAGGGCGTGCTCAGGCCCAACCCGGCGGAGCTCTACTCGATGGCACTGGGCGGGCATCTGCACTCGGTGGTGATGCATTGGGCAATTCACGGCCCGTATCCGCTCAAGCCCAAAATCGACCAGTTGCTGGAGATCTTCCTAACCGGCGCCGCATGCGAAGAAGTGCGCAGCAGCATCTTGGCGCAGTCGCCGCGGCCCTGACGCTGCTTGCAGCGCCGGCGCTGGCGAGCGCTCAGGACGAGGCGGCCCAGGACGCCCCGGCCCAGGCAGGAGAAACAAAGGTTGTCGAGAGCCCCTCGCAGGCGGGTGGTCGCGAGTCCGCCCCGCTTGAGTCGGTCCCGCGCATCAGCCTCCAGGAGGCCCTGGACGTAGCCACGGGCAAGCACCCGAACCTCGAGCAGGCCCGCGCCGCGATGAAGGTCGCCGAGGCGAACCGCAAGAAAGCACGCGCCGGATTCGGCCCGACGCTCTCCGCCGAGGCTTCCGCCCAACTGTGGAACGAAGAGCTCGCCTTCGACATCGGCATGGGCGGCGGCGACGCCCCCCAACTTCCGCCGCCGTCGACGCCCTATGAGCAGATCATCGCCGGCATGTTCGCCGCCCCGGCCGAGCCGACCGTGATTCGCTCGCAATTTACCTGGAGCGCCTCGATCACCCTGGCCCAGCCGCTGACCCCCTTGTGGATGGTCTATCACGGGCATAAGGCGATGGTGATCGGCGAAGAAGTTGCGGAAAAGCAGCTCACTCAGGCCGAGCGTGACCTGGCCAACCAGGCCGCGGTCTCGTATTTCCGCCTGCTTCAGGTCCAGGCCTCGCTCGATACGGCCAATCAGTCGGTCGAGCGCCTCAACGCCCAGGTCAGCCAGCTCGAGGCATTGGTCGCCGCCGGCGCCGCTAAGAAAGCCGACAAGCTGCGCATCGAAGTTGCGGTGGCTGCGGCCAAACAAGAGGTCGCCAATTTAAAGGCCGCCATGCGCATCAGCCGCTCCGCGCTGGCGGTCGCGCTTGGTGCCGACCCCAGCGAGCCCATCGACGCCAGCCCGCTGGGCCAAGTCGATCTTCCCGACGTCTCCGGGTCCCCCGATGCCGCCGTGGAGGCCGCGCTCGACGCGCGCCCCGAGCTTCAGCAGCTCAAATTGCAGATGCAGCAGGCGGACCAGGCCATCAAGGTTAAGCAGGGAAATTATATCCCGCAGGTCGTCGCCATGGCCCAATATTCGCACTCCGAAGGCCAGGGATTAGCCGGCAGCGACAGCGCATTTGTTGGGCTGGCCGCGAGCTGGGATATCTGGAAATGGGGCGCCGACTATTATGACGTCGACGCCGCGCGCGCCCAGCGCCTGCAGCTCGACTCCGCCTACACCCAGGCGCGTCGCCAGATTGGCCTGCAGGTGCGCAGCGCCTGGTATGACGTGCAATCGGCCGCCGAAGGCTATTCGGTCGCCACCAAGGCGGTCGCCCAGGCCGAGGAAGCCTATCGCATCGAGACCGTGCGCTACGAAGCCGGTGAGTCGACGCCCACCGATTTGCTCGCCGCGCAATCCGCGCTCACCGAAGCCCAGAACAATCAAAATAACGCGCTTTATCAGACACTTATAAAGAATACCGAGTTCATCTACGCGACGGGTCGCCCGTTGACGGTCGAGAGCTTGCTCGAAGGAGTAAACCAATGAAAATGACCCAGAATCGATGGAAAATGACCGCCTTGCTCTGCGTCGCGATCTTCGCCGCAGGCGTGACCGGCTGCGATAAAAACGAAGAAAAGGTCGACTTGCCGACCAAGAGCGCCAAGGCCGATGCGCCGAAAGCCGAGGCGTCGAAAAAGTCGACCGCCGCAACCCAGAAGCCCACGCTTGAGAACGACACCACGAGCCGCCGCTTCACCGGCTCCTTCGAGCCCCAGCGCACCACCAAGGTCGCGGCGAGCGTGCCGGGGATCATCCGCGAGGTCTATGTCGTGGAGGGTCAGCGCGTTGAGAAAGGCGACAAGCTCATCAATATCGACGCCCAAAATTACCGCCTTCAGGTGAACCAGGCCGCGGCCGCGCGTGACGCCGCCCAGGCCCAGGTCGACACCCTGCAGGTCGAGTTCGAGCGCGCCACCAAGCTGCGCGAAGACGAGGCCATCGCCGCCAGCCAGCTCGACCAACTCACCGGTCAGCTCGCCGGCGCCCGCGCCCAGCTCGCCCAGGCCAAGGTCGGCGTGAGCATGGCGCGCACCGCCCTGGGCGACGCGCTTATCCGCGCCCCCTACGACGGCGTCATCACCATGGTTGACGCCGCCGCCGGCGACTTCGCCGCCCCGTCGCCCGCGCCGCTTTTGATGCTCGCCGAGGTCCAGAAGCTCAACCTTCGGGTCTCGATTCCCGAGCAATATAGCAGCCAGGTTTCGGTCGGCGACACCCTCTATGTGCGCGTCGACGCGCTCGATGAGTCGATGGAGCTGCCGGTCACGCGCATCAACCCGATGATCGCCCCGCACTCGCGCGCCTTCGACGTGCTCGCTGAGCTCGACAATAGCGATCTTAAGGTGCGCTCCGGCATGTTTGCCAAGGTCACGCTCTCTAAGAATGAACTCGCCCGCGGCGACGAAGCCGCCGCCGTTCCGGCCGCCAAAGCAGCAGACGCCCCGAACGCGCAGGCTGACACTCAAACCGCGGATAGCGACGAAGGTGAAAAATGAAATTATCAGACGTTAGTGTAACGCGCCCGGTCTTTACGACCATGATGATCCTGGCGCTCTTTGTTTTCGGCATCTGGGCCTATCCAAAGGTCGGTGTCGACGAATATCCCGAAGTTGAATTCCCGTTCGTCACGGTCATGACGATTTATCCCGGCGCGGACCCGGGCTCCGTGGAGACCAAGGTCATCGACGTCCTTGAGGAGGCCATCAACTCCGTCAGCGGCATCGAGGAGCTGCGCTCCACGAGCTCCGAGAACGTCGGTATGGTGATGGTCCAATTCGAGCTCGACCGCGACGTCGACCAGGCCGTCCAGGACGTGCGTGATAAGGTCGCGTCGGTGCTCGGTGATTTGCCCGAAGATATCGACCCGCCGATTATTCAGAAGTTTGATATCGGCGCGGCCCCGATCTTGTCGCTGGTGGTCTCCGGGCCGGAGTCGGTCCGTGAGCTGACCCGTATCGCCGATGAGGTCGTGAAGACGCGGATCCAGACGATCCAGGGCGTCGGTAATATCGACATCGTCGGTGGTCAGGAGCGTGAGTTCCAGGTCAAGCTCGACCCCATCGCCCTGCAGCGCTACGGCATCGCGGTCGAGGACGTCGCCCAGACCATTGGCGCCCAGAATATCGCGATTCCCGGCGGCCGCGTTGAATACGGCGGCGCCGAGTTCTCGATTAAAACCGAGGGTGAGGTCTTCAGCGCCGCAGAGTTGGGCAACCTGGTGATCGCCAAGATCTCCGGGCGTGTCGTGCGCGTCTCCGACGTCGCCGATGTGCAGGACGCCCAGGAAGAGAAGCGCTCGCACGCGGCGCTCAACGGCGAATCCGCGGTCTCTTTGACCATCCAGAAGCAGTCGGGTGGTAACACCGTTGAGGTCGCAAAATTGGTGCGTGAAGAGATCGAGGAGATCCGCCCCCTGCTGGGCGAAGGCATCGAATTGACGGTGCCAGTGGATAACTCGGTGCGCATCGAGGCGTCCATCGACGCGGTTAAGTTCGACCTGGTCTTCGGCGCCATCCTCGCCATCTTGATCATCATGCTCTTCTTGCGTGACTGGCGAGCGACCTTCATCTCGGCGCTGGCGCTGCCGACCTCGGTCATCGCCACGGTGGCCTTCATCTATATGATGGGCTTCACGTTCAACACGATGACCATGCTCGCGATGACGCTGTCGATCGGTATCCTTATCGATGACGCCATCGTCGTTATCGAGAATATCCATCGCCATTTGGAGATGGGCAAAAGCGCGATTCAGGCGGCGCTCGACGGTACCGCTGAGATCGGGCTGGCCGTCCTGGCGATTACCGCCTCACTGGTCGCGGTTTTCGTGCCGGTCGCGACAATGAAGGGTATCCTTGGGCGCTTCTTCTTCCAATTCGGTCTGACGGTTGCCTTCGCGGTGACCATCTCGCTGTTCGTCGCGTTCACCATCACGCCGATGCTCTCGGCGCGGATGCTCAAGGTCGAGCATAAGCAGGGTAAGATCAGCGCCATGATCGAGAAGATCATGGTCGCCATCGACAATATCTACGAGAAGATCGTCAACTTCGCGCTGCGCCACACGATCACCACGCTCGCGCTCGGTATCGGCTCCTTTGTCGCGGCGATCGCGCTGGCGGGTCTTATCCCCTTCGAGTTCTTGCCCGCCGAAGATAACGGCGAGTTCGAGATCTTCGTGGAGATGCCCGCGGGTACCCCGCTGGAGACCACGATGGAATACGTCGAGACGGTGACCGAGCGCGTGCAGGCGATGCCTGGCGTCGAGCTCACCTTCGCGACCATGGGTAGTGGCGCCCAGCAGGAAGTCCACAAGGGTCGCATCCGCGTCAACCTTATCGACCGCTCCGAGCGAAGCTTCACCCAGAACGACGCCATGGAGCATGTGCGAAAAGAGGTCAGCAGCCTCAAAGGCGCAAAGATCGCTGTTGAGCCCGCCGGTGGTATCGGCGGCGGCGGCGAGCGCCAGGGCGACGTGCAATTCCTCTTGCTCGGCAACAATTATGACGAGCTGAACGAGTCGGCCGATCGCCTCATCGAGCGGCTTAACGCAGAAGGCGGCTTTGTCGACGTCGACAAGTCTTCTCGCGACGGTAAGCCCGAGGTCCAGATCCTTGTGGACCGCGAGCGCGCCGCGGAGTTCAACGTCCCGGTGGCGATGGTCGGCTCGGCCATCCGTATGCTCTACGCCGGCCAGAAGGTCTCCGAGATCTCGACCGACGGCGAGCGCTACGACGTCCAGGTTCGCCTGGCCGAGGAGCACCGCCTCAACCCGACCGAGATCCTGGACCTCACGGTGCGCTCAACCACCGGACAATTGGTGCCGCTGTCCAATATTGTCGAGGTGCGCGAGGGCACGGGCCCGACCCAGATCGACCACTTTAACCGTCGTCGACAGGTCACGGTTTTGGCCAACCTGGAGGGCCTCGCGATGGGCGACGCTATCCAGCTCGTCAACCAGGTCTCCGAGGAAGTCTTGCTCCCCGGCGTGCGCCTTGAGCTGAGCGGACAGGCCAAAAACCTGGCCCAGTCCATGGGCTATATGCTCGAAGCCCTCATCCTGGCGATCGTGTTGATCTACCTGATCCTCGCCTCGCAATTCGAGAGCTTCGTGCATCCGCTGACCATCATGATCGCGCTGCCGCTGTCCTTTGTCGGCGCGCTCGGCGCCCTGCTTGTCACCGGCATGACGCTCAATATCTTCACCATGATCGGCTTTATTATGCTGATGGGACTGGTGACCAAGAACGCGGTGCTCCTGGTTGACTACGCCAACCAGTTGATGCGCGAGGAAGGGATGAGCACCTTCGACGCGCTGGTCCGCGCTGGTGTTGTGCGTCTGCGCCCGATTCTCATGACCACCGCGGCCATGATCTTCGGTATGACCCCGGTCGCCCTGGGTGGCGACGAGAAGTCCGCCATGGCCGTGGCCGTTATCGGTGGTCTTATCACCTCGACGGTGCTGACCCTGGTGGTCGTGCCGGTGGTTTATCTGCTCATGGATAAATTCACCACATTCCTCAAGGGACTCTTCGGCTCCAGCCAAGACCCCGACGGGCCCAGCGGGCCTGAGGAAGAGTTGGCCACCGCGTAACGCGCGCCGACCCGCACGCTGAGTATGCGAAAAAGCCCCCGCCGACCTGATGGTCGGCGGGGGCTTTTTCTTTCGGGCGACAACCTCGCTTATTCGGAGAGCGCCGCGCCACGTTGAATCGACTTCTCCCACATGCGCAGATACCCCTCGGCGGATTTAAAGAGCGGCTCGAGCTGGGCGTCGGTGACCCCGTCGCGGCGCACATCTTCGATAAGCTCGGGGAGCATGCCGATATGCGCCAGGCCCTCGGTATTAAAGTCGATGACCCGCTCGCCGACCTTCGGCTCGGTGAAGGTCACGCCGCCGTCGAAGGAAGCAAAGGGGTAGGTGATCGGGTTTGACTGCTGCTCGGCGCACACGCTCTTCTCGCCGAATCGCGGCCCCGGCGCGCCGGCAAAACCGTTGAGGTCAAAGCCGAAGCCGATGGCCTCAAACACGCCGGCGTCGGCCATCAGGCCCAGGCGCCGCTCCATATCCGCCACGCGCGTGCCGGGCTCATTGGGGTCCGCGCAGGCGCCGAAGTTGAACTTCGACACGCCGCCCAGGGCGTAGAGCTCGCCGTTATTATCGCCGCCGTGGGAGCCCGACGCCGGATAATCATTCTCGCTCAGAATCTCGAACGCCCGCTGGTAGGAGCGCCGCGGCAGGTGGTCAATCTCGATGATCATGCCGCGCTTCATCAGCTCGTGAATCAAGAACTCGCCGAGGTCGGTGAGCCCTGCGCTCTGGCAATAATCGCCGACCAGCGGCCCCTGGGCGAGGATGCCGATATGCGGCTTGAGCGTGTCGAAGGGAGCTTCGCCAAAGGCGCTCATATCGAAATAGGGCGCGGCAAAATAATCGGCGCGCGGCTCATTGAGCCCGCCAAATTGCACATCGCCGTGGTCAAAGCGCGCCGGGACGTCGGGGCAGTCGAGGGTGAAGTTGGAGTGATGCCCGGTCTGAATAAAGTTGCCCAGCTCGATGATGCCGCGGTGCCCGTCGCCCGCCGAGAAGCCGTTGTCGTATTTATGGACCGGGAAGATCGCGCGCACGCCCTGCTCATAATAATAGTCCAGGGCCTCCACGACGTCCTCTTCGGTGCAGCGACCGATGCCCAAATAGGGGGTCAGCAGGCAGTCAAAGAGGTTCGAGGTTTCGATGCCCAAAAGCACCGCCATCTTCCCCTCATTGATGACCTCGCGGGCGTGCTCGGGGCTCTCGACGATGCGAAACCAGCCCTCCCCGGGGCCGCCCGCCTGCGCGTCGATATAGCGCTCCATGCGGCGGGTCTCCTCGAAGATGCGGTCGACCGCCACCATATCGTTGCAGGGGTAGCGAATCGGCTGGACCCCGTCGCCGGCGAGCAGCTCACAGATCTTGGAGTTGGTCGTGGCGTGCTGCACGATCAGGCGAAGCCCGCCCAGCCGCGCGCGCTCCAGCCATTTATAATATTCGGTCTGGTGGGTGGAGCTATCGTGGGCGCTCGGCCAGTCGGTGAAGGTCGGGTAGCCGTCGGTGTGGTGGTTGAACTCGGGCAGGATGCCGGTGGCCAGCGCCCCGATAAGCGAGGCCGAGGCGAGGTCGTCGCCCTTGTCATAGCCAAACCCGAAGAGGTCTTTTCGGCCGTCGACCCCGTGAAACATCTCACAGGAGCCCAGCGCGTGCTCCACGCCCAGCGGATGAAAGGCCGACCCGTGGAAGATCCCGCCGCCGCCAAACCCGAAATTCGACAGGATATGGCTGTGCGTCTCGACGACGCCGAAGACCGAGCCGTCGTCGAATTTCTCGGTGCGCACCTCACCCTCGGCGTCGACCGACAGCTCCGGAAACTCGGCGCAACCCTCGGCCGGGTACAGGGTGATCACGTCGGCGTCCTGGGCATCTTCGACCAGGCCCTCGCCGGTCAGATAATGCCCGGACTTAAGATGGCGCACCTGAAAACGGGTGTCGTCTTTGGCCGACACCTCAAGCTCCCACTGGGCACCCGGCAGATAATCATCGTCCAGGGTCTTAATGTCGGAGAGCAGCGAATCTTTTCGCTCAAAGCCCTTAAACTGGGCGGCGTCTTCGACGACCAGATAGCGCCCGTCGGCGTCATAAAATAGATAGGTCCCCAGGTCGGAGGCCTTCATGAAAAACGGGGCCGCGTCTTCCTGGGCGTGGGTCGCAAAGGCGAAGCCGTCGCCCTCTGCGGAGACCTGCAAAAACCGCGACTCCACCGAGCCCGCCTCGCGGGCGTCCATCGAAAAACAGCCGTCGACGAACCCGTAAATGCCGTCGTTTCCCGGGTTCGCCGGCGCCTCGATGATGGGTTCATCCTGGGAAGTCGCGTCGTCACTGCACGCGACGAAGAGCAGAGCGCATAGCGGCAACATGGCCGCGCGAGCAAAATAATTCATGTTCAGGAGTTCCATTTCGCAGTGGAATGAAAAATTTACGCGATAAGCTCGCGCACCAGGCCCCCAGCCCGAGTGAATAACGAAAAGACACCTGAATTTAACGGGCAAGCGAGGGCGTGTCCATCCCGCTTAATTCACCTCTGGCCGCCCCTTCCCCAGACCACACAAATGCGCGCGCGGCGACGCCCCCCCCCATAACAGGCAGTTTTTTGCCCAATTCAAGCGAATTCCGCAAATAAATCGAATCTCGAAAGAACGCCTCATCTCATCGCATTCGCCGTTTTCGGCGGCGCATCTTCGCCAAAGCCCTCCCCGCCCAAACCCCGGCCAGTCCGAGTCGAGGCGCGATTTTGCGACAGATTCGAATCATTCCCGGATCGGCGTAAAATTACCGTTCAACCCAACCAAGGGCCCTAAAACAACAAAATCACCCGAAAATCCATTTTACCTTCGCTAAACTCTCTGCTAGGCAGAGCCGCTGCCAGGCTCCCTTGACATTATTTTGAGGGTGACTTGGTTGAAAGATCCGAGAGCAACCCGATGACTTTTGATGTTGTTTCGTGACTTCGAAAAGTGATGTTGCCGACGACGGTGAACCCTATGTCTATGATTAAATTAATGCTCGTAAGCGCGATGTTTGCCCACTACCAGGCGGGCGAGCAGGTGGAGATGCCGGCGATTGAGCTCCCCCCGGTCCAGCAGGTCGGGATGGCTTCGTGGTACGGCAACGGGGCGTGGCACGGGAGCATGACGGCCAATGGGGAGGATTTCGACCCGAGCCGCTTTACCTGCGCCCATCGCAACTTGCCCTTCGACACGCTGGTGCTCATCGAGAATCCGAGCAACGGGTATCGGGTGTGGTGTCGCATCAACGACCGCGGCCCCTACGGGCTCAACACACCGTCGGGCGAGTGGACCTTTAAGGTTTCAAGCTCGCACGAAGAGGATTGGCGTGGCATCCTCGATATGTCGATTGCCACGGCCGAACAGCTCGGGACCATTCAGGTCGGGCTGCAAAAGGTGCGCCTGCGCTATTGGGCGCCCGAGCGTGACTCCGGATTTAACCTCGCAGTGCTCAACCCCTAAACACGAAGTTCACCCCGATATTTTGTCGCGTATTTTAATGAGGGCATGTCTTTCTTGCGGTTCTACTCAATTAGAACGATAATGCCCTCCGCGCGCTCGCTCCTAATGCGAGCACTTCTTCCTCCGAAGCCCCTACGCCATCGTGAATAAAGCAGTATATTCAGCGATTCGTCTCGCGACCATTGCCACCGCCATGAGCGCCCTGACGGGTTGCCAAACCATGCAAGGCTGGCTCAACACCGAGAGCGAAGCCCCGATTGCGGGCTCCAAT encodes:
- a CDS encoding phosphatase PAP2 family protein, which gives rise to MNPTRLVALIPMMVCVANAAPALAQSPARDAPTKTRPPLPLPEPEPEPEARQGSLATRQLVWKDEWSGIRSWEYPSALVLMAGGFSARFLVRPPPANWVGTSDFEQSVLDHLAVRSNPANENIRKASDLSFYGAMAYRLVDSALLPGLLHDNSWDVAWKMSWIDFESLAVVAAVEWGTQIFVGRVRPTGVNCSDPQREGHLCDPENVEYTRSFIAGHTATATAVAGLTCLHHGHLPLYGGGLADDIACGLMIVNAVGNGLARVASEQHYPSDMLLGWGMGVAAGWVLPRVLHYGWGEPDPVETVGLPELVDEPPAFVFSVSPTIFDTRPGLTLLGTF
- a CDS encoding TetR/AcrR family transcriptional regulator codes for the protein MILEAAARVFNQKGRALTVEDIAQEADYSTSALYKHFSNKEDILHTLWVQVGERMAEIFQSEPPVELHFTKRLKWTFYGMAKMAEDTREFFLAGMANTPMGAVGCEMESAYMDHYRTMRSSMIALMQRGIDEGVLRPNPAELYSMALGGHLHSVVMHWAIHGPYPLKPKIDQLLEIFLTGAACEEVRSSILAQSPRP
- a CDS encoding efflux RND transporter permease subunit codes for the protein MKLSDVSVTRPVFTTMMILALFVFGIWAYPKVGVDEYPEVEFPFVTVMTIYPGADPGSVETKVIDVLEEAINSVSGIEELRSTSSENVGMVMVQFELDRDVDQAVQDVRDKVASVLGDLPEDIDPPIIQKFDIGAAPILSLVVSGPESVRELTRIADEVVKTRIQTIQGVGNIDIVGGQEREFQVKLDPIALQRYGIAVEDVAQTIGAQNIAIPGGRVEYGGAEFSIKTEGEVFSAAELGNLVIAKISGRVVRVSDVADVQDAQEEKRSHAALNGESAVSLTIQKQSGGNTVEVAKLVREEIEEIRPLLGEGIELTVPVDNSVRIEASIDAVKFDLVFGAILAILIIMLFLRDWRATFISALALPTSVIATVAFIYMMGFTFNTMTMLAMTLSIGILIDDAIVVIENIHRHLEMGKSAIQAALDGTAEIGLAVLAITASLVAVFVPVATMKGILGRFFFQFGLTVAFAVTISLFVAFTITPMLSARMLKVEHKQGKISAMIEKIMVAIDNIYEKIVNFALRHTITTLALGIGSFVAAIALAGLIPFEFLPAEDNGEFEIFVEMPAGTPLETTMEYVETVTERVQAMPGVELTFATMGSGAQQEVHKGRIRVNLIDRSERSFTQNDAMEHVRKEVSSLKGAKIAVEPAGGIGGGGERQGDVQFLLLGNNYDELNESADRLIERLNAEGGFVDVDKSSRDGKPEVQILVDRERAAEFNVPVAMVGSAIRMLYAGQKVSEISTDGERYDVQVRLAEEHRLNPTEILDLTVRSTTGQLVPLSNIVEVREGTGPTQIDHFNRRRQVTVLANLEGLAMGDAIQLVNQVSEEVLLPGVRLELSGQAKNLAQSMGYMLEALILAIVLIYLILASQFESFVHPLTIMIALPLSFVGALGALLVTGMTLNIFTMIGFIMLMGLVTKNAVLLVDYANQLMREEGMSTFDALVRAGVVRLRPILMTTAAMIFGMTPVALGGDEKSAMAVAVIGGLITSTVLTLVVVPVVYLLMDKFTTFLKGLFGSSQDPDGPSGPEEELATA
- a CDS encoding TolC family protein: MRRSAQQHLGAVAAALTLLAAPALASAQDEAAQDAPAQAGETKVVESPSQAGGRESAPLESVPRISLQEALDVATGKHPNLEQARAAMKVAEANRKKARAGFGPTLSAEASAQLWNEELAFDIGMGGGDAPQLPPPSTPYEQIIAGMFAAPAEPTVIRSQFTWSASITLAQPLTPLWMVYHGHKAMVIGEEVAEKQLTQAERDLANQAAVSYFRLLQVQASLDTANQSVERLNAQVSQLEALVAAGAAKKADKLRIEVAVAAAKQEVANLKAAMRISRSALAVALGADPSEPIDASPLGQVDLPDVSGSPDAAVEAALDARPELQQLKLQMQQADQAIKVKQGNYIPQVVAMAQYSHSEGQGLAGSDSAFVGLAASWDIWKWGADYYDVDAARAQRLQLDSAYTQARRQIGLQVRSAWYDVQSAAEGYSVATKAVAQAEEAYRIETVRYEAGESTPTDLLAAQSALTEAQNNQNNALYQTLIKNTEFIYATGRPLTVESLLEGVNQ
- a CDS encoding efflux RND transporter periplasmic adaptor subunit, whose translation is MKMTQNRWKMTALLCVAIFAAGVTGCDKNEEKVDLPTKSAKADAPKAEASKKSTAATQKPTLENDTTSRRFTGSFEPQRTTKVAASVPGIIREVYVVEGQRVEKGDKLINIDAQNYRLQVNQAAAARDAAQAQVDTLQVEFERATKLREDEAIAASQLDQLTGQLAGARAQLAQAKVGVSMARTALGDALIRAPYDGVITMVDAAAGDFAAPSPAPLLMLAEVQKLNLRVSIPEQYSSQVSVGDTLYVRVDALDESMELPVTRINPMIAPHSRAFDVLAELDNSDLKVRSGMFAKVTLSKNELARGDEAAAVPAAKAADAPNAQADTQTADSDEGEK